From a single Mycolicibacterium mengxianglii genomic region:
- a CDS encoding glycosyltransferase family 87 protein, with protein MVSPLPVAADTRSADDRDLPSRNDVLISAMSEVVGGPVGRHALIGRQRFFTPLRVIFVIALMFLALGWATKSPCLQTIGTGSADQRVANWNGQRAYFQLCYSDTVPLYTAELLSQGKFPYKSSWLETDEAGQPRLQYDGTPAVRYMEYPVITGVYQYVSMALAKTYSALTRAVTWPVLSGVAEVVMFFNIAAFGLALAWLATVWATAMLAGRRIWDAALVAASPVLIFQIFTNFDALATAFAMGGMLAWARRRPVLAGVLIGLGVAAKLYPVLLLLPIVLLALRSGRLAEAGKSVAAALAAWLVVNLPIMALFPQGWAEFFRLNSRRGEDMDSLYNVFGSFTGWPGFDTELGFWEPPAILNTVVALLFGMCCVAIAYIALTAPQRPRVAQLAFLAVAAFLLTNKVWSPQFSLWLVPLAVLALPHRRILLAWMTIDALVWVPRMLFLYGEQNKGLSEQWLTTTVLLRDVAVIALCVLVVRQVYRPATDLVRWGGRLDDPAGGVFDRAADQPPSWLPAWLRPRPVAVSPGDDARQRVGAGLH; from the coding sequence GTGGTGTCGCCGCTGCCGGTGGCCGCCGATACACGCAGTGCCGATGACCGTGACCTCCCCAGCCGCAACGATGTGCTCATCTCGGCGATGTCGGAGGTGGTGGGGGGCCCGGTCGGTCGGCACGCGCTGATCGGCCGGCAGCGGTTCTTCACCCCCTTGCGGGTCATTTTCGTGATCGCGTTGATGTTCCTCGCCCTTGGTTGGGCAACGAAGTCGCCGTGCCTGCAGACCATCGGCACCGGGTCGGCGGATCAGCGGGTGGCCAACTGGAACGGCCAGCGCGCGTATTTCCAGCTCTGTTACTCCGACACTGTCCCGCTTTACACCGCCGAGTTGTTGAGCCAGGGCAAGTTTCCGTACAAGTCCAGTTGGCTGGAGACCGACGAGGCCGGGCAGCCGAGGCTGCAGTACGACGGCACCCCGGCCGTGCGCTACATGGAGTATCCGGTGATCACCGGTGTCTACCAGTACGTGTCGATGGCCTTGGCGAAGACGTACTCGGCGCTGACACGGGCCGTGACATGGCCGGTCCTGTCCGGTGTTGCCGAGGTGGTGATGTTTTTCAACATCGCCGCGTTCGGGCTGGCGCTGGCCTGGTTGGCGACGGTGTGGGCGACGGCGATGTTGGCCGGCCGCCGGATCTGGGACGCAGCTCTGGTGGCCGCTTCGCCAGTGCTGATCTTCCAGATCTTCACCAATTTCGACGCCCTGGCAACGGCTTTCGCCATGGGCGGGATGCTTGCGTGGGCCCGGCGAAGACCGGTGTTGGCGGGGGTGCTGATCGGGCTCGGCGTCGCAGCCAAGCTGTACCCGGTGCTGTTGCTGTTGCCGATCGTGCTGTTGGCGCTGCGCTCGGGCCGGTTGGCCGAAGCCGGTAAGTCGGTGGCGGCGGCACTGGCAGCCTGGTTGGTGGTGAATCTGCCGATCATGGCGCTGTTCCCGCAGGGCTGGGCGGAGTTCTTCCGGCTCAACAGCCGCCGGGGCGAGGACATGGACTCGTTGTACAACGTGTTCGGCAGTTTCACCGGCTGGCCGGGCTTCGACACCGAGCTCGGGTTCTGGGAACCACCGGCGATCCTGAACACCGTGGTGGCGCTGCTGTTCGGAATGTGTTGTGTGGCAATCGCCTACATCGCCTTGACCGCGCCGCAGCGACCACGGGTCGCGCAGCTGGCATTTCTGGCGGTGGCGGCCTTCCTGCTGACCAACAAGGTCTGGAGTCCGCAGTTCTCGCTGTGGCTGGTGCCGTTGGCGGTGCTGGCTTTGCCGCACCGCCGGATCCTGTTGGCCTGGATGACGATTGACGCGCTGGTTTGGGTGCCCCGGATGCTGTTCCTGTACGGCGAGCAGAACAAAGGCCTGTCGGAGCAGTGGTTGACCACCACCGTGTTGCTGCGGGATGTCGCCGTGATCGCACTGTGTGTGCTGGTGGTGCGGCAGGTCTATCGACCGGCCACCGACCTGGTCCGGTGGGGTGGGCGGCTCGACGACCCGGCGGGCGGGGTGTTCGACCGAGCGGCGGATCAGCCGCCGTCGTGGCTGCCGGCCTGGTTGCGACCGCGACCGGTTGCGGTATCACCGGGTGACGACGCCCGGCAGCGGGTCGGCGCCGGCCTCC
- a CDS encoding transglycosylase domain-containing protein, whose translation MNNPGRQDRSASEIQRGPAADRAHARPDPDKTARLPIQGEPKPRQSNRGAVPPDLRPTSVIPPVRETVDPRLRDPIDVVKAALDGTLPPRPPHGGPPRGGGGEPPKRPSQINWKWVRRGLAACAAVLILLPLITFGMAYTIVDVPNPGDIRTNQVSTILASDGAELARIVPPEGNRVDVTIDQIPVPLRDAVMAAEDRDFYSNPGFSFTGFLRAVKNNIFGGDLQGGSTITQQYVKNALVGDARSGVGGLIRKAKELVISTKMSSEWSKDQVLQSYLNIIYFGRGAYGVSAASQAYFGKPVEQLNVAEGALLAALIQRPSALDPAIDPEGAAERWNWVLDGMVEMGALSSEDRAAQVFPPTIPPDQANSANQTTGPNGLIERQVTRELLELFDINEQQLNTEGLQITTTIDPKAQSAAEDAVAETLEGQDPDMRAAVVSIDPKTGAVKAYYGGNDAQGFDFAQAGLPTGSSFKVFALVAALEQGKGLGYQVDSSPLTVNGIQISNVEGGGCGTCNIAEALKRSLNTSYYRLMLELANGPSDVADAAHRAGIAESFPGVEHTLSEDGKGGPPNNGVVLGQYQSRVIDMASAYATLADSGVYHAPHFVQKVVNAQGQVLFDAGTQEPEGEQRIDKAVADNVTAAMQPIAGYANGHNLDGGRPSAAKTGTNQLGDTGDNRDAWMVGFTPSLATAVWVGTTEGTKPLVNQWGSPVYGSGLPSDIWKETMDGALEGTDNESFPKPTEIGGYAGVPAAPAPRPTATAPPTPEPGTVIQPSIEIAPGITIPLGPPTTVMPAPPGAPPGPGAPVVPPPGDPNAPVAPGVPGAPVAPGPPPP comes from the coding sequence GTGAATAACCCGGGGCGGCAGGACAGATCGGCTTCTGAAATCCAGCGCGGACCAGCGGCCGACCGTGCGCACGCTCGACCCGACCCGGACAAGACCGCCCGGCTCCCGATCCAGGGCGAGCCGAAGCCGCGCCAGTCCAACCGCGGGGCGGTGCCGCCCGACCTGCGCCCCACCTCGGTCATCCCGCCGGTGCGCGAGACCGTCGACCCCCGGCTGCGTGACCCGATCGACGTCGTCAAGGCGGCGCTGGACGGCACTCTGCCGCCGCGCCCGCCCCATGGCGGCCCGCCTCGTGGGGGTGGTGGCGAACCGCCGAAGCGGCCGTCGCAGATCAACTGGAAATGGGTGCGGCGCGGGCTGGCGGCCTGTGCGGCCGTGCTCATCCTGTTGCCGCTCATCACGTTCGGCATGGCGTACACCATCGTCGACGTGCCCAATCCCGGTGATATCCGGACCAACCAGGTCTCGACGATCCTGGCCAGCGACGGCGCCGAGCTCGCCCGGATCGTTCCGCCGGAAGGTAACCGGGTCGACGTCACCATCGACCAGATCCCGGTGCCGCTGCGTGATGCGGTGATGGCCGCCGAGGACCGCGACTTCTACTCCAATCCGGGTTTCTCGTTCACCGGATTCCTGCGCGCGGTGAAGAACAACATCTTCGGCGGTGACCTGCAGGGCGGGTCGACGATCACCCAGCAGTACGTCAAGAACGCCTTGGTGGGCGACGCCCGCTCCGGTGTCGGCGGTTTGATCCGCAAGGCCAAAGAGCTGGTGATCTCCACCAAGATGTCCAGTGAATGGTCCAAAGACCAGGTGCTGCAGTCGTATCTGAACATCATCTATTTCGGCCGCGGTGCCTACGGGGTGTCCGCGGCGTCGCAGGCCTACTTCGGTAAGCCCGTCGAGCAGCTCAACGTGGCCGAGGGCGCGTTGTTGGCGGCGCTGATCCAGCGTCCGTCCGCCCTGGACCCGGCCATCGACCCCGAGGGTGCTGCCGAGCGGTGGAACTGGGTGCTCGACGGCATGGTGGAGATGGGCGCGCTGTCGTCCGAGGATCGCGCGGCCCAGGTGTTCCCGCCGACCATCCCACCCGACCAGGCCAACAGCGCCAACCAGACCACCGGGCCCAACGGTCTGATCGAGCGGCAGGTCACCAGGGAGTTGCTCGAGCTGTTCGACATCAACGAACAGCAGCTCAACACCGAGGGCCTGCAGATCACCACGACCATCGATCCTAAAGCCCAGTCCGCTGCCGAGGACGCGGTGGCCGAGACGCTGGAGGGCCAAGACCCCGACATGCGGGCGGCGGTGGTGTCGATCGATCCGAAGACGGGAGCGGTCAAGGCCTACTACGGCGGCAACGACGCGCAGGGATTCGACTTCGCGCAGGCCGGCCTGCCGACGGGCTCGTCGTTCAAGGTGTTCGCTCTCGTCGCCGCCCTGGAGCAGGGCAAGGGTCTGGGCTACCAGGTCGACTCGTCGCCGCTGACGGTCAACGGCATCCAGATCAGCAATGTCGAAGGTGGCGGCTGCGGCACCTGCAATATCGCCGAGGCGTTGAAGCGGTCGTTGAACACCAGCTACTACCGGCTGATGCTGGAGCTGGCGAACGGCCCCTCCGATGTGGCCGACGCCGCGCACCGCGCCGGGATCGCGGAGAGCTTCCCGGGTGTCGAGCACACCTTGAGCGAGGACGGTAAGGGTGGCCCGCCGAACAACGGTGTGGTGCTGGGCCAGTACCAGTCACGGGTGATCGACATGGCCTCGGCGTACGCCACGCTCGCCGATTCGGGTGTCTACCACGCACCGCATTTCGTGCAGAAGGTGGTCAACGCTCAAGGCCAGGTGCTGTTCGATGCGGGCACTCAGGAGCCCGAAGGCGAGCAGCGCATCGACAAGGCGGTCGCCGACAACGTGACTGCCGCGATGCAGCCGATCGCCGGCTACGCCAACGGCCACAACCTCGATGGGGGACGGCCGTCGGCGGCCAAGACGGGCACCAACCAGCTCGGCGACACCGGTGACAACCGGGACGCGTGGATGGTCGGGTTCACGCCGTCATTGGCGACGGCGGTGTGGGTCGGCACCACCGAGGGCACCAAACCTCTGGTCAACCAGTGGGGGTCGCCGGTATACGGGTCGGGCCTGCCCTCGGACATCTGGAAAGAGACGATGGACGGTGCGCTCGAGGGCACCGACAACGAGTCGTTCCCCAAGCCGACGGAGATCGGTGGTTATGCCGGGGTGCCGGCAGCGCCGGCGCCACGACCCACGGCCACGGCCCCGCCGACGCCGGAACCCGGCACGGTGATCCAGCCGAGCATCGAGATCGCTCCAGGCATCACGATTCCGCTGGGTCCGCCGACGACGGTGATGCCCGCGCCGCCGGGCGCTCCGCCCGGGCCGGGTGCACCTGTGGTGCCGCCGCCCGGTGATCCGAACGCGCCGGTGGCACCTGGTGTGCCGGGCGCTCCGGTCGCCCCGGGCCCGCCGCCCCCGTGA
- a CDS encoding DUF5318 domain-containing protein: MRLQRQVVDYALRRRSLLAEVYSGRTGVTEVCDANPYLLRAAKFHGKPSTVTCPICRKEQLTLVSWVFGDHLGPVSGSARTAEELVLLATRFDEFSVHVVEVCRTCSWNHLVKSYVLGAPRPPKAPKAPRTRTARKGARTASE; this comes from the coding sequence GTGCGACTGCAGCGACAGGTGGTGGACTACGCGCTCCGGCGGCGTTCCCTGCTGGCCGAGGTGTATTCGGGCCGCACGGGCGTCACCGAGGTATGCGACGCCAACCCCTACCTGCTGCGCGCTGCGAAATTTCACGGGAAACCCAGCACGGTGACCTGCCCGATCTGCCGTAAGGAACAACTGACATTGGTGTCGTGGGTATTCGGCGATCATCTGGGTCCGGTGTCAGGCTCGGCCCGAACCGCCGAGGAACTGGTCCTGCTGGCAACCCGTTTCGACGAGTTCTCGGTACATGTGGTGGAGGTATGCCGAACCTGCAGTTGGAATCACCTGGTCAAGTCGTATGTGCTGGGCGCGCCGCGGCCCCCCAAGGCGCCCAAGGCGCCGCGCACTCGAACAGCGCGCAAGGGCGCGCGAACCGCCAGTGAATAA
- a CDS encoding PadR family transcriptional regulator, which yields MLELAILGLLLESPMHGYELRKRLTGLLGAFRAFSYGSLYPALRRMQTDGLIVEDAAPEGTLKVRRARRVYQLSDAGRQRFSELVADTGPQNYTDDGFGVHLAFFNRTPAEARMRILEGRRRQVEERREGLREAVARASSSFDRYTRQLHQLGLESSEREVKWLNELIAAERVAQGRTDQP from the coding sequence ATGTTGGAACTCGCCATCCTCGGCCTTCTGCTCGAGTCGCCCATGCATGGTTATGAGCTCCGTAAACGGTTGACTGGGCTCCTGGGCGCTTTCCGCGCCTTCTCCTACGGTTCGCTGTACCCGGCCTTGCGCCGGATGCAGACCGACGGGCTCATCGTGGAAGATGCCGCCCCGGAGGGAACCCTCAAGGTCCGTCGGGCCCGTCGCGTGTACCAGCTCTCCGATGCCGGACGGCAACGGTTCAGCGAGCTGGTCGCCGACACCGGCCCGCAGAACTACACCGACGACGGCTTCGGTGTACACCTCGCGTTTTTCAACCGCACTCCCGCCGAGGCGCGGATGCGGATCCTGGAAGGTCGTCGACGCCAGGTGGAAGAACGCCGGGAAGGCCTACGTGAAGCCGTCGCGCGGGCCAGCAGTTCGTTCGATAGGTACACCCGCCAGCTCCATCAGCTTGGGCTGGAGTCCAGCGAACGTGAGGTGAAGTGGCTCAACGAGCTCATCGCCGCCGAACGCGTCGCACAGGGACGCACCGATCAGCCTTGA